In Phycisphaerales bacterium, the sequence TGATGCCGAAGAGAACGAGGAGGAGGACCTGCTCCTTCTGGACGGCGTCGATCATGGTCTGATTCTGCTCACGCCAGGTCATGGCCTGGATCTGGGAGAGGCCGGGGACTTCGCCCCTGTGGCGCTCGGCGAAGCTGGCGTAGACGGCGAGGCAGGCGTCCTTGAGCGCGCGAGCCTGGGCGTCGGTCTTCACATCACCCTGGCCACGGATGAGGATGTGGGTGGCGCGGGCGGGGATGGTGCCGGCGGGTGTCGCGTCGAGAACAAAGGTCTCTTTGCCGGTCTTGGGGTCGAGCACGACCTTGTAGGGCGTGTCGGTGGTGTTGATCTTCGGCGCCTCGTTGAGTTTGAGGGCGCGCTGGAGGGCGTCGAGGCGGACGAAGACGACGCTGGTGTCGGCGTCGGCAACGCCCGAGGCGAACTCGTTGGCGACGGGGAGTCGCATCGTCGAGAGTTCAACGCTGTTGCCCTTGGCGTCGAGGGGGACGACGTTGATGGTGACCGAGCCGTCGCGGGGCATGAAGGTGTCGGCGAAGTCGATCGTGCCGTTAGACTGGGCACGGGTGACGGCGAGGGGTTCCCAGATTCCGGCGTCGGTACGATTGTTGAGGCCGCTGACGGCGATGCCGAGGACCGCGGCCGGTTCCTGCTCGTGGGTCTTGGGATTGATTCGCTCGAGGGTGAGGCCCTGCTCGAGGAGGGTTTGTGCTGGGACGCGAAGGATGGGGTCACGAAGGCGGAGATCCTCGCGTTTCTTGTCGTGGCGTGTGGGCGTGGAGATGGGGCGCCACCACAAGATGTCTTTGTACGACGAGACGCGTGAGAAGGACTCGCCCTCGATGCCTTTGACCTGGACGGCCCGCTTGAGGTCGTTGGGGAGGATGATGAGGCCGAAGGTTTCGATGGTGGGCGCGGCGGCGGCGACGGCGGGGTCTTTCTCGAGTTCATGGACGAGTTCGTCGTAGTACGGGATTCCGGCGTTGGGCCAATAGAGGGCGAGGTCGCTCTGGATGGTGCGCCCCGAGGAGATGAGCATGTCGAGGAAGCCGCCCATCACGGACCAGACGATGAGGACCATGGCGGCGCAGAGGGCGACCGCGCATGCCGCCAGGAGGGGCATGATCTTGCTGGTGAGATACTTGGCGGTCAGGAGGAGTTGGTACACCAGCGAAAGGTATGCTAGCAGAATGCGAATATCTAAACAGTTATTGGGCCATGATTTAGTGAAAATTTAAAGGCCGATTGTCATTCCGAAGCATTCTACTTGAACAAGTGACCAAATTGTGCGTATACTCACTACTTGATTTTAGTTTTGACTAAAGCGAGAAGTGGAATCCGCAGATGAACATGATGGTGATTGTGTTCACTCTGGCCAATACGGACAGGTCAAGTTTGCGCGCGCCGCGGACGGGAGCCTGATGGTAAAGAGTCAGTGGAATGCAATGCCCTTGAAGTGGCGAAACGCCTTCATGTCGCGATTTGTGTCGATAGCAGCGGATAAGAACCTACAGATTTCTAGTCGCGAGCATTTCAAGAAGATCGAAGGCGATCTCTATGAGTTCAAGCACAATGGACAGAAATCACGTATTTTCACATTTAGGCATGGGAATTGTTGGTTTTTAGTGGATGTCTTTGTGGAGAAAAAGGAGGACGCTCTCCCAGAAGGTGTAGTGAGACGTGCAGTCCGTCGCATGGAGGAGGCTCGGAATGTACTGTCGCAACGGAAGGGTGCCAAGCGATGAACGAGTTCGAGAAACTGATCGCGGATCGGGAGAATCGTATCGATCTGTGTGTCGAGATCACCACGACGCGCATCGCCGAGTTACTCGCGAAGCAGTTGTCAGATCGTCGTATGACTCGCGCTGAGTTTGCGAGACTGCTCGACGTTACCCCTGGCAGGGTGACTCAAATGCTTGATGGCGATTCGAATTTGCAGATCCGGACGATTGCCAAAGCGCTTGCGGTGCTTGATCTGGTCATCGAAGCGCATGCGGTTACGATTTCTTCGCTGTCGTGTCCCGACAAGTGGGAGGATGCGACTCCCAACATGATCGGAATTCAGTTGGGCGTTGTGCCACGCCAAGAGTCTGGCGCTTCGCAAACTTCGGAACCCAATAAAATGAGCTACTCGCTCGCTGCCTAATAAGCCATGTCGAATCAAGTCACCAAGATTTCAGTTTCTCCCGAACAAATGAATCGGGCAGCGGCTGTTGGCCCCAAGGCCGCGTTGCAGTCTGTGCACCTCGTAAATGTGAACGCGATGCTGGACACCCGTGATGGTGTCGTTGCGAAGCATGTGCGGCACACTCGATCGCACTCATTTGAGCGTATCGGCGAGAGTGCAATCAGTGTGACGATTCGTTTTGGAGTAGACATCGCGTCGAGCGAAGAGGAAAAAGCGGAGCCGCCTACGTCGATCGAGTGTAAGTATGTTCTTAACTACCTGATTGACGATTTGCAGAACTTTGACGACGATCATCTTCTCGCATTCTCACAAATCAACGGCTACTTCAATGCGTGGCCATTCTGGAGAGAGTTGACGACTAGCATGCTCGCACGCAGCAAGTCAGGATTCTTCCTCTTGCCGACACTTCGTGTTGATCAATCCCTGACAGACAAGTAGAACAAAAATCACCGCTTGGTGGTGAAGAGTTTGGCGGTGCCGGTGCCCTCCATGGCGTCGGCGATGCGCTTGAGGGCGTGGGCGTAGGCGGCGGTGCGCATGTCCACGCTCTTGGCCTTGTGGAGGTGGTAGATGGCGTTGAACTCGCGACGCATGCGCTCGGCGAGACGCTGGTGGACGTCTTCGAGGGTCCAGTAGAAGCCCGACTTGTTCTGGGTCCACTCGAAGTAGGAGACGGTCACGCCGCCGGAGTTAGCGAGGATGTCGGGGATGACCATGGTCTTCTTGGAGTTGAGGATGGCGTCGGCCTCGGGGGTGATGGGCCCGTTGGCGAGTTCGAGGATGACCTTGGCCTTGACGCCGCTCGCGTTGGCGCTGGTGATGACGTTCTCGATGGCGGCGGGGACGAGGAGGTCCACGTCCATGGCGAGGAGT encodes:
- a CDS encoding ABC transporter permease produces the protein MYQLLLTAKYLTSKIMPLLAACAVALCAAMVLIVWSVMGGFLDMLISSGRTIQSDLALYWPNAGIPYYDELVHELEKDPAVAAAAPTIETFGLIILPNDLKRAVQVKGIEGESFSRVSSYKDILWWRPISTPTRHDKKREDLRLRDPILRVPAQTLLEQGLTLERINPKTHEQEPAAVLGIAVSGLNNRTDAGIWEPLAVTRAQSNGTIDFADTFMPRDGSVTINVVPLDAKGNSVELSTMRLPVANEFASGVADADTSVVFVRLDALQRALKLNEAPKINTTDTPYKVVLDPKTGKETFVLDATPAGTIPARATHILIRGQGDVKTDAQARALKDACLAVYASFAERHRGEVPGLSQIQAMTWREQNQTMIDAVQKEQVLLLVLFGIISFVAVMLILAIFWSMVAERTKDIGTIRAIGASRSGIAGIWVCYGCAIGLVGGGAGLAIAYAIVTNINPIHEWLGRQLGIVIWNPAVYVFDTIPNTVRSVDALWVFALAVLASAGGALIPAVRAALMDPVKALRFE
- a CDS encoding helix-turn-helix transcriptional regulator, whose amino-acid sequence is MNEFEKLIADRENRIDLCVEITTTRIAELLAKQLSDRRMTRAEFARLLDVTPGRVTQMLDGDSNLQIRTIAKALAVLDLVIEAHAVTISSLSCPDKWEDATPNMIGIQLGVVPRQESGASQTSEPNKMSYSLAA